The following proteins come from a genomic window of Triticum aestivum cultivar Chinese Spring chromosome 6A, IWGSC CS RefSeq v2.1, whole genome shotgun sequence:
- the LOC123131904 gene encoding rac-like GTP-binding protein 6 — MSASRFIKCVTVGDGAVGKTCMLISYTSNTFPTDYVPTVFDNFSANVVVDGNTVNLGLWDTAGQEDYNRLRPLSYRGADVFLLAFSLISKASYENVSKKWIPELKHYAPGVPIILVGTKLDLRDDKQFFVDHPGAVPITTAQGEELKKLIGAPYYIECSSKTQLNVKGVFDAAIKVVLAPPKAKKKKKAQRGACSIL, encoded by the exons ATGAGCGCGTCCAGGTTCATAAAGTGCGTCACCGTGGGGGACGGCGCCGTCGGCAAGACTTGCATGCTCATCTCCTACACCTCCAACACCTTCCCCACC GACTATGTGCCAACGGTGTTTGACAACTTCAGTGCTAATGTTGTGGTTGATGGCAACACTGTCAACCTCGGGCTATGGGATACTGCAG GTCAGGAGGACTACAACAGACTGAGACCGCTGAGTTATCGTGGAGCTGATGTCTTCCTTCTGGCCTTCTCACTTATCAGCAAGGCCAGCTATGAGAATGTTTCAAAGAAG TGGATACCTGAGCTGAAGCATTATGCACCAGGTGTGCCTATTATCCTCGTGGGAACAAAGCTTG ATCTTCGAGATGACAAGCAGTTCTTTGTGGACCATCCTGGTGCTGTTCCTATCACTACTGCTCAG GGGGAGGAACTAAAAAAGTTAATAGGCGCACCCTACTACATCGAATGCAGCTCGAAGACCCAACTA AATGTCAAGGGTGTATTTGATGCGGCAATAAAGGTGGTACTTGCGCCACCAAaggcgaagaagaagaaaaaggcgcAGAGGGGGGCTTGCTCCATCTTGTGA